attcaaaaaaattaataagaaacaaaaacagaagtttctaagtcatctagaaataataatgttcaaaattctggttttgcaaagatatcctgaaGGTTACTACACGCAAAAATGGGATAAATTAGGAAATGGTGTTCGGGCCAGTCGTTATATATGCTATAATAAGCTCCTATATAAAATTTACTTGGGCTCAGTATGAAACATTCGTCACATTTGTATAAAGCAATAAAGCAGAGTCTTTTGTATTGCAGCAGAATTTGTTACCTGTACTGATTTCACACACAGAGACAAAACTGACATTCGAATTACTGAACAGGAACGAACGTGTTCTCCTAAGTTTAcagagaaatgtttttaaattgtttttggatAATCTTTTACTGGAGTATTCCAAGAACATTTTAAACCTCTGAAAAGCatgaaagacattttaaaaatgttgcatTGCCATGTTGTCTTCATTATAATATACATCTACATTGAATCGAAAAACTGGAAGAGGTACccgcgaaaatatatgacaaattaGCGAGTATAGTAATTGAGCTATTGGAGACGAGCTCTTCATACACGTATTAAATGAAGTCAAATATAAAACGTTTTGAAGCTAATTACAAAGATATTCTTCATAAAACTGGGTTAAATGCAATAATAATAGTATAAAGCACGTTCCAAAATATGTCAGGTAGGGATATTCTTTGgaatttttagttttagtttctCAATGCAAGGTTTATTAGCCCAATTCTTTTACAAATTGCAAATACTGTATCAACAGGCAATTCCAACAGTCGGTAAAAGAACTTGAGCAGTCGCATTtcgaaaaagttttttttttccgacTAGTCTTTGTTTTAATTAGGTGCAACTGATGAGCAAAAATAAATTTCGCGGTGTACGGAGATATGAACATCGTAAAACGAGATTCGTAGGCAATTCTTTGACAAGTTCAGGATGAAATTGTACATAGCGTCAGTTTCCAACAAAAACAGTTATAGTAATTTTTGTTTGCTGGAGAGAGAGCGTCCAGTCCCACATCTAAGGGACTAGACTATCttcagttttaaaatttctttactctacAGAAATGGATTCACGCAGCACAAATACTAGTAACCTATGATGTATGGATGATCTTGAAAAGACAACAGAAGCcctaaaaaaacttcaaaatgatCATGATCATTCCTGGAAAGCACTGAACAAACAGGCCACTGACATATCATTGATGTCTTAATCTAAATGTTGCAGATTGAACTTTTTCTGAAACAGACAATGCATGAAGACCAAAACTATATTTATGTTTGTAATTTGTTCAGTTATGTCATACTGTTACAATGTAGTGGACTATCGATTATCGTCAAAATATAAGTTCtgtatatattaaaaatacaatCAAGTTCATTGAATAGAACATTTACACTGTAATGTAGTTTATTGGTATAAAGCTGTAAAATATTCTTCTTTTAAACAAGGAGATAGGATAGATGCACTCAAAAGGCAAGCAAACAGAAACCAACGAGAAAGAAGAGAAACCGAAATGCCGAACCTGGTTGTACCCAACCTCAATAATGATACAGCCACACTCAAAATAAAACTTGTCATAGATGATTCCGTTATGGACATGTAAGTAGACATAGGTGTGACACGAATGTGCTTCTTTCTACCGTATCTCCTCTATGGAACTCACTGCATGTACATCTCAGAATAAAATGATTTCTTTGCTATAAGGATGTAGTATAATTATTTGACCATTTAATTTATGTGTTCAGTGTGATTCCGTTTTAAACCTGCtaaaatcttttttgtttgtcTGTTCCCTTTCAGTAAATtctttttatacaggtttgaaggTATTTTATACTGAAAGAAGAAAATTATagatattaaacacttttcagatattacaaatcaaactgcctgaaatatttgaaaataatcgCGATTTTTAAACTTGCACCAACCTATCTTCTCATTAAAATAAGTCATCAATAACCATTTTCTTACAGTTCACATGACATTTTGATAACAGTAtataatatagtatatatataatatacttacatTCCCTCTATTCGTTCTATTGGAAATCATgacattcattttgcatgaaccTCGAAACGAACAGGTGCCACATTTACTCAGCGCCTAATGATAACGTTCCGCTGCTTTGACGTTAAGGATAACGTTCCTTAAGTGTCGTTGCAGTTGTTCTGTCCGAGGAATTAAATGACTTGATATCTGTTTCTTGGAGACATGTTAATATATCTGTCtgaaagaatgaatatacaaacagaTTTATTTTATCACAAGGGCAGTCGTAAATTTTCAACATCTGTTCTCTGTTGGGCATTCgcatattaaaattttgttgttaCAGTAAAGTATATacttaatacatttgttttttaaaatttcaggaaGGAAAGTTGTAATGAAAATAGTCAGTCCATATCCTTTGACTTGTACTATGATTATCTGTCAAATGATCTTTTAGAATAGATTGTCTGTTTTCGGCACGATGGTATGTCGTAAACAGACAGTAAAAGCTGCAAAGGAGCATGCGTTTTGGAAAGAGTCTTATTTGTTTATCCATGCGATTCGTAAGCTTGTATTCTATTTCGCGATGTTTCAGTCGTGAATAAAGCTTTCCGTTCTAACTGGAAGATGCCAAAGTGGAATATGAAGTATTCATAGATCAAAGGAAATTGCAGATTGTTATACATCACCTTAAAGAAGCCTCTATTTTTAGTATGATCATTTTCATTTACTTTCCAGTTTTCAGGATTTTGTTGGAGGGAACGCCACAAAGGCCCAATATGAAGCTGAGAACTTTTTTACATTGGCAATGAACACTGtaagaataatttattttcaagcgACAAAgttcatttcatattttcaaatcgatagaaactgaaaaatatgttaaCTATTTACTACCAGCCAGATTTATGAATATGTCCTATGctgattttgttttgattttgttttcaaaacaagttGCCGAATATTATTGAAATCACTGATTTAAAATGACACTGTATGGAATATTTAGTACATGTACACATACATTTTTTTCGAGCAGCGAGCATAGTACAATATAAGTACGTGTACAATTGTAAATATCACCTTCTTGAGATATGTCTAAAATGTCAGTTTAGGCCTCAAACAATtgattgtttccggtatcccgacctacccaaaATGTTTAgcccgatcctaaatgttttatggcccttgatattttttctcaactttttaacaaaaaaagttgcaaaactgcacattttatgctttaaacatggtcagataTGTTAGTAATAAACTTACTGATGTtgtaaaggcataaccccctcatctgtattcatttttgacacaaaaataatttccgaaacgtcccatttaataataaaaaaaataacgacCTACCTTCCCTATTTTTTTCGAGCATGTtatcggaaacaaacatttttttacgccttaaaaGAGAAAGTATCCTAAATCTTTAATGTTACTTGTGtttcatttacatatattttctgcAGTAATATATTAAACTGGATGCAGTTTGATAACGAAAAGTCCTTGATAACAAAATTCACATATTATATTAAATCTTCGAATTCTCTTTATTAGTTACTCACTTTCAACCTTCAAAGAACAACGCAATTGCCATTTTTCAGTAAATTCAAATTTCGAAGataatatatctatttaaaaaaaatacaagtattcaaTTTAACGTTTGATTTTAGATATCAATATGCAACGctttgaatgtgttcatctgTCTCCGGAACGACCAGGACAGGACTTTAGGCAGTTGATTATTCAGCTGAATTAGAAACTGGCTGCCTTGAGCTCTGTACATTTCAAGACTTGGCCAATAATATCAAGACGCACAATAAGCATTAAATGGTATAATTTAGGAACGggtgttttcaaaatttgaagtaccaGCCACCTTCAAGTAAACGTTGGATATTCGTgcgaaatgaaaatgatatacctTTACCCACAAACCGATGACGTTTGCTGGAATGCGCtttattttgagtttaaaaagttattaaacttgaaaataaattttgaaaaaccaagTGGCAacttttttaattcaaatattcaaGTATCAACATCCAACTTAATATGTGTGTAATTTTGCTTGAATATGTACCTAGGTGGCGATGTATTTCCCTAGTGTGAGCGAATGgggattttcatttaaaacatttgatgATGTCACAAAACCAGTTGACCTTGCTGTCTGGCTCCATAGCATTGACTTTCCGTCTATGGAAGTaagtatacattatttttttataccaTACCATAAGTAGTAATACATTTTCACAGGACAGAATCCTATAACATATGCCAGTAAACGGAAACGTGTACAATCACTGGATATATACTAGCCAGGGAAAAGTGTACGATCACTGTCTATCGACACGTAACAGATGTATGACAACACTTGCGACGTCAGTTTTTCCCCATGTCGTTGATTGATACATTTTTCTTCACAGAAACCGCTGGTCCAATTTCCAAATGATTTCTCGACAATGGTTCTTAGGTGAACATCTACCAGAAAAACATGGTCATCAGCGTTAGGGTACTAGTTATTCCCCTACTGGTGGTCTTACCAGTTTCAGGGTCTATAGAATTGCGCTTTTCAGTCAGTCCAACAGTCCGTAGCAGTTAGTAATTAAAATAGACCGTTACTTATTGCACGTCGTATTATTTCCTTGCACAAGAAAGGATATTTACATTATGATTTATCGCTTTCCATTTTCAGAACAACGAATTTGATTCAATTGATCCAATCAAGAACAGTAACGAGAATGAAACTCTGATTTCAAGattgtattttgatgaaaatggaAATTATTTAGGTGACACTGGCCTGTGGGTTGAATTTGCACTTTACATGCGACAGGAGTGCAATGGATCGACCAGTTTTAACCATTTGCAAGTAATTACAGGGTAAGAATTTGGTAACGAGTGGCCTTTTTGTTCCTTTAATTATTTATCTTGTTCataaacatgttataaaatgcTTAACAATATCACTTCAGAATTGCGAGATCATAAATCTGAGGTCACAATGGTCAATTTGCTATTTTGGTGAAAGAACCTTTCGAAAAATCGAGTGAAAAGCATAGAAAAAAGTTTCCTTTTCACACAAAACTACATATATGGTTGGGCACACATTTGAATTTAGATAGTCTTACATAACATATAGGAAATTCGCATACACATAacgttaaatttcaaaatatattgggGCTTAATATTGATTTCTTCCTGTCTTAAAGCAGCCAGTCTAGGAAAAGAGCAAAAGTGGCTTTTAAATAGAGGTTAATGCtgaatatatgtttgtttgttctaTAATTCCAGCGATCGTGCCTGCTTTAGAAAAGTGGATGCATAATGGAGGTGCTAAAAAGGATTTGCTGTATTGTACAAAGTTTGCTTCAAAATGTCTCCgttaaaatgatttcaaattttctttcgcctgaaatgaagaaatatttttcataatttgtaCATAGACCCAGATTCTGACCATGGATGAATTAACTGGAAGCTTAACTATCCAATCTGATCTGAATATGGCTATAAAGCTGAAGGAAAAGACAGCCAGAGCCGCcttaaactaatttttttttggaaatttttcaaaatcttaaatagctttttttcaaagtatgtgtAATACTTCCCAGGACTTACCGCTTACAAAGCTTCGAATCTTGTTTCATATATTACAAGTCTTTAATTGTGAGACCAACACAGAAAAGATATATACATTAACGACTAAGAACGTTTTTAAAACAGTCATTTTGGTATTCTGATTGGAGAAttagaacaatattttattcttaaataacACGTCCTGGATGACTTTAATTGTTGATAGTACATTTGaggaaataattataaaaattaagaataaacaatttattatactagaaattatttttaaatagttaATGTTGTGTCTGTCTTTTTCATGGATGAGAttatcttacatgcctgcctatGTAAGATGGcgtttccctacccgagggacagtgtggaatgaaaagcCGAGCTTTAGCGgttttttttatccaagctgtcccgagtgttgggaaaacagctgtcttacacaggcagacaagCAAGATCATcatttcttgcctatcacgttcaaaatagatcgtggtgaCAAATAGATTTTGGTACTTCCTGGCATTATTTgtttatagtttatgacgtcaaaCTTGTCAGTACTATGTGACTAAGTTTGCTCATTtcatatgtttgttttctttcatgACTTCCGTAAGCCTTATTGAAAATGAGATTAGAATCTGCATTTAAATCTGTAATGTTTTGTcgtaaagtatttttttatgatattatcattattatgtctcccacacgtagtaggggagacatattgattaagtgctatccgtctgtctgtatgtcacgAAGTTGTCCAGGCAACTCCTTCGACACCATAATTGGATGGATTTACACATACAATCACAAGAGTGATCATTGCAAAGCCTAATTAGGCATATCGTTGGCGTTTCGGGTTTGATTATTTTAgcggagttattgccctttattcaccaaattttatgatgtttcggccacttctcttatattattgggCGAAATTTCCACCTAGCCTTACAGAAGTTATAAGCGCCAAGCCTATTTATACATATCGTCGTCATGTTTGGGTTCAGCGGTTCGGTGTTTTTTAACagaattacggcccttgattcgtcaaattttatgatgtttcatCAACTTCTTTTACAGAATTGGGCAGATTTCTACCAAACCTAACTAGTGATCAATGCTAAGTCTTATTATGCGTATCATCGGTATGTTTTGCTTCAGTGATTTTCAGGGAAATGGTAGCCCtttatttgtcatatttaatGGTATTTTGGCAAACTACTTGCTGTGCACAATTacgctgaatttcaccaaacatAAGGAGTGATTAATGTGAAACATAGCTGTGCATAACATCGTCATGCTGGGATTAAATGATAAGCTATGACCTTTGATTTGTCATGTTCTTTGCTGCCTCTGCCTACTACTGGTTGGAATTCCAAAAACTTCACAAGATTGACTATTGCCAAGCTTAGGGGTGTATATTGTTGGAATATTATATTTATGGATCAGTGGTTTTGCCTGGAGTTAGGCAGAtaatttgtggcattttgcaATTTCTGTGTGGCAAGTAGTAGCAGGCatacgttattattattattattattattattattttgtagtagaatgtaatgtttacaatgtttacatGAACTATTTTGAGTATttgaaaaaacattatttaaaccTGTCCGCAAAACTGTCATTATTGGTTACACCGGGAGACAGGCGTACCATTTAGCTAGAAACTTTACATGTGTACAAGTGTCAATGTCTGTAAATGATGGTTACACATGTCTACCTTCACGTAAAGTTGACAAGGCGTTAAGCAACACATGACAATGTTGGACCAGTACTGTATACTTGCAAAGAAAAAAATACCGATAGAGAGTATAACAAATTTGTACATATTCCGTAGTGGTAGAACTATTCTGTACATTTACTAACAGTGGTAGAGCTACCATGTACCTTTACCGATAGTGGTAGAACTATCATGTACATTTAGCGATAGTGGCAGAACTGTCCTGCATATTTACCAATATTGGTAGAACTATCACATTTACAAAAAGTAGTAGAACTAGCCTTTACATTTAGCGATAGCGGTAGAACTGTCCTGTACATTTCTCGATAGTGGCAGAAATCCTGTACATTAACCAATAATGGTAGAACTTTTCTGTACATAACCGACAGTCGCAGAACTATTCTCTACATTTACCGATAGTGGTAGAACTATCCTGATCATTCACCTGTAGTGGCAGAAGTAACCTGTAATTATGTTACAAAGAGGTACACTTAGAAATAATGGAAACAGATTCTTATGTGTTATATTGTAGCTTTATCTAATGAATAACTTAAGGTATTTCTGTACGTTCGGATCAATTGTTTTCTACAAGGTAGAATTTGATTCAAAATATGCTTAAACAATTCAGCGAATAAAAATAGGGtcttgtgcttgattttttgctagactgatttgaaaaacttggacctcatgcaagtttttatAATGTGAATCGATTTAGCGAAAAAATCATAACTCTGCTGCTCATTTTTGTCTCATTTTATTGATCCTTATGAGGCCGCTTcaatgaaaatgtcaaatttactacataatatatttgataatttattcAGTGGTAAGAAAATTTGCATAGTATTCAAAATTAATTGTGCTACAGGGACTTAAGAATGACAGACAAATTCAACATACACAAGACAGGAGTTGATGCCCCGTACATCttcaaataaatacaatttttaatTGATGAATGCAACTGAGATGATGTTTAATTGAATCTCTTAACCATAAAACATTCTTCTAGAAAAACTTGTTCTGACGAGACAgttactgaaaaagaaacataaaagaaACTGACATCTACTTACAGACAATGCACCAATATCGGTCCTTTTGATTTATTCCCTCCATACTTTACTTCCACATCTTTTACAAACTGTACAAACTTTGCTGGTTCTTCTGGAATGTTCTTGTTCTCATTCCACTGTGTTAATTGGATATGTGGAATTGTGACGTCTTCTGTACCAGactgttaatacatgtataaaaagggATCAATTATTCATTCTGTTAcgaataataattataacaactcCGTATCAGTCTTAACATACAAATCAGAATGTATCTGTGTATTTCTattcaaaatgatgaaaaagaatgaaaacataAAGCAAAAATTTTTGTAAGTATAAATTAGACATCTGAGGATATGGCCAAGTGGCTAAAGAGGAGGTTtaacaacagaaaacatttgaataattaatttaataaaaaaatattgcactAAAATGTCGGCCTTGGCAACATCATAATAACATTTACAGATAAAAACAACGAACGTAGTACTACTGTGCCTTTAACCTTGTTGCATATATGTTACAGTTTACTGTTAATTTACCTTTAACATATGTGGCTAAATATTGCAGTCATCTTATTCTTATAGCgacatatttaaatttgaaaattagataaaaataGCTTACCTTTCCTTTGTGTACAATTTCCAATTTTCTTATTACATATTGCTCTGTGTCCTTTTCCCGCTTAGACTTGACTGTGAACGTGCCTTTCTTAAGTGTCTGGTTATCCACCGGGTAATATTCTCCAACTGTCTGAAAGACATTCAGATGTCAGTCTCATTATACGAAATATTGCAACAACATGAGCTCAAATTATTCGTTTTGATCAGTTAGGGTTATGTGAACGTAGTTGACATTTCATCCTTTATAAACGTTACTCAGGTTAAGAACGTAAACTGACAGATACGCTTTCAAATCCAGTTTAAATAAGGAAAGTTACTTCTTTTgcgaaaacaaatgttaaaagatatgttactattttatctattttaaaacaTACGTGTGACATATCCTAATGTCTTAACATTTCAACGTAATATATGCTTTTGGTTTACTGTTATAATAATTGTGTATAAGGCCAAATCAAaagatgtataaacaatactCTAATACCTTATACAAAATAGAACATAATAGCATAATGTAACCAACGAGGTAGGCAAATAACGCTTCAAGAAAATTGAATGTCTTACTTTGTTATGGCTTCGACGAACTGTTGTATGAACCAACACGAATATATTATTACCTTGTCACCGACAGAAACGGTTTCCATGCTGACAATGCATGATACTTTCTCTTGAACAAGCAATGTTAAAAAGTCAACAACAGTGTCTGGCAGAGGTGTCTGGGCTACTAGATAACGGTTTATCGTTGTATAACTCTGTAATTTAATAAGTCATATCTTCTTATGTAaatctatttttaattttaatcacaTAGCTAGCTGGTTGTTTTAAAAGTGCATTTAGATTTTGATAGGAACAGCAGGttatttatcatcatattatatatcattcttttttatgAACATGTACACGTTGCAGTATTTTACAGAattcattgtaaataaaacaaacaaattacgaATTCCACACAAGCAAAAACTGCCTTAAAATGAATGTAAagaaatatagattaaaacaaaaaccaTACTCACATATTTAAAGTAAGCTGACAAAACGAACGTATTTCATGCAGTGTATAATAAGTCCCTTAATAAAAAGATGTCTAAATACAACGAAAAGAAACTTACGTTAATATACACTGCATTTATATAATCGGAGGAACCCAGTTTTCTCTCTAGATACAGTTTAGGTCGGTTTCGGTCCCCTGCAATTTCAGAATATTTATGACAGGagaataacattaaaacaattgACTTCTCAGAATGATAAAGAATCACAAATCATAAGTCTAGGATTAGTACACAGATACAATTATTCTTTATTTGAACAGGTATCTTTATTGCTTGCAATAATGTTCCCCATATTCTACTCCTCGTCTATTGCATTCTTTACAATCTCGTAGATTTTCTCAAAGTACAAGTATTGGTAGTATTATAACTGTGCACACATTAAGTCCATAAGCTATACACATCTTTAACAAATATGACATACAATCAGGTCTACATGTAGCATGTCAAACCTTATCTCACATCTGAGGGAAAAAATCTATTATTATACAcaaatgtttgtatatttatcaaaacattacTTTTTATATACATAGTGTCCATCTGTCTTACCGGGAATATCAGCTCCGACTCTGTTTTTATTTCTCAAAGCTTGGTTTCTCTTAACGGCATCTACTTCATCGTCTGATCTTTGTTCAACAGACGCTTGGAGCTTCTATTATTAGACATATCACactattttatacaattattatttttcttcatttttgtgTTCGTGAcagggaaaaaaagaaaactaacatACACTTAAACAACATAATGTAAACCTACTCTAAGTTTTAACACTTCCTTCTTCATGCTCTTAGCTTTTGACCTTACATATATCAAGTTATTTTTTCATGTCTAAGCACCGCCAATTCAActcattatatttacaa
This DNA window, taken from Mercenaria mercenaria strain notata chromosome 19, MADL_Memer_1, whole genome shotgun sequence, encodes the following:
- the LOC123542723 gene encoding uncharacterized protein LOC123542723 — encoded protein: MLKLDLRYFKILLCLLFMLCSVMAKENIEKDKKCCKTKPGYVNIKTGESKDIQTMEISVDGRAENMEMKKKKLPLLSKPPSEKNKDVSMYVSSDGSMACMKECKRKSTECKAQCLQKNNKGYTYVSEDNAMDIEPNDKLIMDFADINRSYRDRIDALKRQANRNQRERRETEMPNLVVPNLNNDTATLKIKLVIDDSVMDIFQDFVGGNATKAQYEAENFFTLAMNTVAMYFPSVSEWGFSFKTFDDVTKPVDLAVWLHSIDFPSMENNEFDSIDPIKNSNENETLISRLYFDENGNYLGDTGLWVEFALYMRQECNGSTSFNHLQVITG